The Thioalkalivibrio sulfidiphilus HL-EbGr7 genome includes a window with the following:
- a CDS encoding RluA family pseudouridine synthase has product MKTADSPPSKVTLVRVGSGQAGQRLDNFLLGQLKGVPKSHVYRLLRKGEVRVNKGRAKPEYRLQEGDQVRIPPVRQAASPPDDSQMPLPGELAETLRRAVLLEDEDLLVLNKPAGLAVHGGSGVKLGLIEAMRRLRPRADFLELAHRLDRETSGCLVLAKRREALLAFHEALKSGGVDKHYVTLLAGVWQGGPRRISETLARKGPRTQVRKVEVDEDGKHAESFFFPRRHFVDATLMGVEIGTGRTHQIRVHAAHEGFPVAGDSQYGDFEFNRRMKRLGLKRQFLHAETLRFHLPGHERPYQIQAPLPADLEAVLERLEPLDV; this is encoded by the coding sequence ATGAAAACAGCCGATTCCCCGCCCTCCAAAGTCACCCTGGTCCGGGTCGGATCCGGTCAGGCCGGCCAGCGCCTGGACAATTTCCTGCTGGGGCAGCTCAAGGGGGTGCCCAAGAGCCATGTCTATCGCCTGCTGAGGAAGGGCGAGGTGCGGGTCAACAAGGGACGGGCGAAGCCCGAGTACCGCCTCCAGGAAGGGGACCAGGTGCGCATCCCGCCGGTGCGCCAGGCCGCGAGCCCCCCGGATGACAGCCAGATGCCCCTGCCCGGGGAGCTGGCCGAGACCCTGCGCCGGGCGGTGCTGCTGGAGGACGAGGACCTGCTGGTGCTCAACAAGCCGGCGGGGCTCGCGGTGCACGGTGGCAGCGGCGTGAAACTGGGGCTCATCGAGGCCATGCGACGCCTGCGGCCCCGGGCCGATTTCCTGGAACTGGCCCACCGGCTGGACCGGGAGACCAGCGGTTGCCTGGTACTGGCCAAGCGCAGGGAGGCCCTGCTGGCCTTCCACGAGGCGCTCAAGTCCGGCGGGGTGGACAAGCACTACGTGACCCTGCTGGCCGGTGTCTGGCAGGGCGGCCCGCGCCGGATCTCCGAGACCCTGGCCCGCAAGGGCCCCCGTACCCAGGTGCGCAAGGTGGAGGTCGACGAGGACGGCAAGCACGCCGAGAGCTTCTTCTTCCCGCGCCGGCATTTCGTGGACGCCACCCTCATGGGGGTTGAAATCGGCACCGGCCGCACCCACCAGATCCGGGTGCACGCCGCCCACGAGGGCTTCCCCGTGGCCGGCGACAGCCAGTACGGCGATTTCGAGTTCAACCGGCGCATGAAACGCCTGGGGCTCAAGCGCCAGTTCCTGCACGCCGAGACCCTGAGGTTCCATCTGCCCGGCCATGAACGTCCTTACCAGATCCAGGCCCCCCTGCCGGCGGACCTGGAGGCGGTGCTGGAACGGCTGGAGCCTTTGGATGTCTGA
- a CDS encoding low molecular weight protein-tyrosine-phosphatase — translation MVNVLFVCMGNICRSPIAHGVFERQVNEAGLGHLVRVDSAGTHAYHVGSPPDERAQRTAMSRGVDLSRQRARLLDADDFERYDYVLVMDEENLHNALRICPEGYRDRVRLLLEFAEARDEREVPDPYYGGNAGFERVFDMVEDAVEGLMGHLRRQHGL, via the coding sequence ATGGTGAATGTGCTGTTTGTCTGCATGGGCAATATCTGCCGCTCCCCCATAGCCCACGGCGTGTTCGAGCGGCAGGTGAACGAGGCGGGTCTCGGCCACCTGGTGCGCGTCGATTCCGCCGGTACCCATGCCTATCACGTGGGATCACCGCCCGATGAACGCGCCCAGCGCACCGCCATGAGCCGGGGTGTAGATCTGAGCCGGCAGCGGGCGCGGCTGCTGGACGCCGATGATTTCGAGCGCTATGACTACGTGCTGGTCATGGACGAGGAGAACCTGCACAACGCGCTGCGCATCTGCCCCGAGGGGTATCGGGACCGGGTGCGCCTGTTGCTGGAATTCGCCGAGGCACGTGACGAGCGGGAGGTCCCGGATCCTTACTACGGCGGCAACGCCGGATTCGAACGGGTGTTCGACATGGTCGAGGATGCGGTGGAGGGGCTCATGGGCCATCTGCGCCGGCAGCACGGTCTCTAG
- a CDS encoding Rne/Rng family ribonuclease, with amino-acid sequence MKRILINATQPEELRVAMVDGQKLYDLDIEVPSREQKKANVYKAVVTRVEPSLEAAFVNYGAERHGFLPLKEIARSFLPGAGDEDSPQGSIKDLVKEGMELIVQVEKEERGNKGAALTTFVSLAGRYLVLMPNNPRAGGVSRRIEGEDRSEIREALSQLEVPQGMGLIARTAGVGRGVEELQWDLEYLKTLWAAITEAAEKRKGPFLIYQESNVIIRALRDHLRNDIAEIIVDVPAVYQQAQEFMQQVMPNNLRKLKLYEEHVPLFNRYQIESQIEAAFQREVSLPSGGAIVIDHTEALISIDVNSARATKGSDIEETALNTNLEAADEIARQLRLRDLGGLIVIDFIDMGPAKNQREVENRLRDALEMDRARVQVGRISRFGLLEMSRQRLRPSLGESSQIVCPRCSGHGHIRSVESLALSVLRLIEEEAMKDKTGRVLAQLPVDVATFLLNEKRDAVNGIERRHDVMVTLVPTPDMVTPHFNVRRIRMDEMPEELRGKSSYQMLPEEELPEPITVRPVSAPVERAAVQTIRPATPAPVSPEPVEAPARAQVPVAQPGFFARIWSSLFAGAPRSEAETEIEESKSRARRSSTGRGGRDARDSEAERGGRGRRRSSTRDRRREDAGEGRPRPSQDKPAQERPAPEKPAAEKAPAAEKPAIEKPAREKPVREASQTADSNAERPETGGEGGGRSRGRRGGRRRRRGGGGGERGADQQRQGDEGGNGGESRGAAPSGESGQGGERKPAERPRSESDKPQASERGESRAPARESRPAAEQPAAPSGSTSQSPSQPVSQPQTQSTGQGTGQAATQPSGEAGPKPAPRSEAPSPAPAARPPAAAPSGQIAPGPAPAPAAPKPVAPAASSPSREAPPSDQARPAMAQGGGESGSRPPAPPAQAPAPSAVPPAPASAPVSAPTSTDKAAPRESGASEKPKEQTPG; translated from the coding sequence ATGAAGCGAATCCTGATCAACGCCACGCAGCCCGAAGAGCTGCGTGTGGCCATGGTAGATGGCCAGAAACTCTACGACCTGGACATCGAAGTCCCCTCCCGGGAGCAGAAAAAGGCCAACGTCTACAAGGCCGTCGTCACCCGGGTTGAGCCCAGCCTCGAAGCCGCCTTCGTCAACTATGGCGCCGAGCGCCATGGCTTCCTCCCCCTAAAGGAAATCGCCCGCAGCTTCCTGCCCGGCGCCGGCGATGAAGACAGCCCCCAGGGGTCCATCAAGGACCTGGTCAAGGAGGGCATGGAACTCATCGTCCAGGTGGAGAAGGAAGAGCGCGGCAACAAAGGCGCGGCGCTGACCACCTTCGTGAGCCTGGCCGGCCGCTACCTGGTGCTGATGCCCAACAACCCCCGCGCCGGCGGCGTCTCCCGGCGCATCGAGGGCGAGGACCGCAGCGAGATCCGCGAGGCCCTGAGCCAGCTGGAAGTCCCCCAGGGCATGGGCCTGATCGCCCGCACCGCCGGCGTCGGCCGTGGCGTGGAAGAACTGCAGTGGGACCTGGAATACCTCAAGACCCTGTGGGCCGCCATCACCGAGGCCGCCGAGAAGCGCAAGGGTCCGTTCCTGATCTACCAGGAAAGCAACGTCATCATCCGCGCCCTGCGCGACCACCTGCGCAATGACATCGCCGAGATCATCGTCGATGTCCCGGCGGTCTATCAGCAGGCCCAGGAATTCATGCAGCAGGTGATGCCCAACAACCTGCGCAAGCTCAAGCTCTACGAAGAGCATGTGCCCCTGTTCAACCGCTACCAGATCGAGAGCCAGATCGAGGCGGCCTTCCAGCGGGAGGTCTCCCTGCCCTCCGGCGGCGCGATCGTCATCGACCACACCGAGGCCCTGATCTCCATCGACGTGAACTCCGCCCGCGCCACCAAGGGTAGCGACATCGAGGAGACCGCGCTCAACACCAACCTGGAGGCGGCCGACGAGATCGCCCGCCAGCTGCGCCTGCGGGATCTGGGCGGCCTGATCGTCATCGACTTCATCGACATGGGTCCCGCCAAGAACCAGCGGGAGGTGGAAAACCGCCTGCGCGACGCGCTCGAAATGGACCGCGCCCGGGTGCAGGTGGGACGTATCTCCCGCTTCGGCCTGCTGGAGATGTCCCGCCAGCGCCTGCGCCCCTCCCTGGGCGAATCCAGCCAGATCGTATGCCCCCGCTGCAGCGGCCACGGCCACATCCGCAGCGTCGAGTCCCTGGCCCTGTCGGTGCTGCGCCTGATCGAGGAAGAGGCCATGAAGGACAAGACCGGCCGCGTGCTCGCGCAGCTGCCGGTGGATGTCGCCACCTTCCTGCTCAACGAGAAGCGTGATGCGGTCAACGGCATCGAGCGCCGCCACGACGTGATGGTCACCCTGGTGCCCACCCCGGACATGGTCACGCCCCACTTCAACGTGCGCCGCATCCGCATGGACGAGATGCCCGAGGAACTGCGCGGCAAGAGCAGCTACCAGATGCTGCCCGAGGAAGAACTGCCCGAGCCCATCACGGTGCGCCCGGTCAGCGCTCCGGTGGAACGCGCCGCGGTGCAGACCATCCGCCCCGCCACCCCGGCACCGGTGAGCCCGGAACCCGTGGAGGCCCCCGCACGGGCACAGGTGCCCGTGGCCCAGCCCGGCTTTTTCGCGCGCATCTGGAGCAGCCTGTTTGCCGGCGCGCCACGCAGCGAGGCCGAGACCGAAATCGAAGAGAGCAAGTCCCGCGCCCGGCGCAGCAGCACCGGCCGTGGCGGACGTGATGCCCGGGACAGCGAGGCTGAACGGGGCGGCCGTGGTCGTCGCCGCAGCAGCACCCGGGATCGTCGCCGCGAGGATGCGGGTGAAGGCCGCCCCCGCCCCAGCCAGGATAAGCCCGCGCAGGAAAGACCGGCCCCTGAGAAGCCCGCTGCCGAGAAGGCACCGGCAGCCGAGAAGCCTGCCATCGAAAAACCCGCACGCGAGAAACCTGTCCGTGAGGCAAGCCAGACCGCTGACAGCAACGCAGAGCGACCGGAGACCGGCGGTGAAGGCGGTGGCCGCAGCCGTGGGCGTCGCGGTGGACGTCGCCGTCGCCGCGGTGGTGGTGGCGGCGAGCGCGGTGCTGACCAGCAGCGTCAGGGTGACGAGGGCGGCAACGGCGGGGAATCCCGTGGCGCCGCCCCCTCTGGCGAATCCGGCCAGGGCGGTGAGCGCAAGCCCGCCGAGCGTCCCCGCAGCGAGTCTGACAAACCCCAGGCCAGTGAACGCGGTGAATCCCGTGCTCCGGCCCGGGAAAGCAGGCCTGCCGCCGAGCAGCCTGCGGCCCCGTCGGGTTCGACCAGCCAGTCCCCGTCACAACCCGTGAGCCAGCCCCAGACCCAGAGCACGGGCCAAGGCACAGGCCAGGCAGCGACCCAGCCCTCCGGCGAGGCCGGTCCCAAGCCGGCACCCCGGAGCGAGGCACCGTCGCCTGCGCCGGCGGCCAGGCCTCCGGCTGCGGCTCCAAGCGGCCAGATCGCCCCCGGCCCGGCACCCGCTCCGGCGGCACCGAAACCGGTGGCGCCCGCGGCCAGCAGCCCATCCCGTGAGGCCCCGCCCTCGGACCAGGCGCGTCCCGCTATGGCCCAGGGCGGCGGTGAATCCGGCAGCCGGCCGCCCGCACCCCCGGCTCAGGCGCCCGCGCCTTCAGCCGTGCCCCCGGCACCGGCATCCGCACCGGTGTCTGCGCCCACAAGCACCGACAAGGCAGCGCCCCGGGAATCGGGCGCGTCGGAGAAGCCCAAGGAGCAGACTCCGGGCTGA
- a CDS encoding HAD family hydrolase, producing the protein MSSRPYQLLVFDWDGTLMDSAARIVSCLRGAIADTGAEDRDEHALRDIIGLGLEEAIAALYPGSDEGFVHDFRAAYRVHFLERDPTPSALFPGMAELLADLESAGYWLAVATGKSRPGLDRVLEETGLGRHFLATRCADETFSKPHPAMLNEIMDELGLMPADTLMIGDSEYDMLMASNAGTDRLGVTYGVHGGHRLARHAPVALMDDLRHLPQWLSGSGKGELGSAK; encoded by the coding sequence ATGTCATCCAGACCCTACCAACTCCTGGTGTTCGACTGGGACGGCACCCTGATGGATTCCGCCGCCCGGATCGTGTCCTGCCTGCGCGGGGCGATTGCCGATACCGGTGCCGAGGACCGGGACGAGCACGCCCTGCGGGACATCATCGGTCTGGGGCTGGAGGAGGCCATCGCGGCCCTGTACCCCGGTTCTGATGAAGGCTTCGTACATGACTTTCGCGCCGCCTACCGGGTGCATTTCCTGGAACGGGATCCCACGCCCTCGGCCCTGTTCCCGGGCATGGCGGAACTGCTGGCGGACCTGGAGTCGGCAGGCTACTGGCTGGCAGTGGCCACGGGCAAGTCGCGGCCGGGGCTGGACCGGGTGCTGGAGGAGACCGGGCTCGGCCGGCATTTCCTCGCCACCCGCTGCGCCGATGAAACCTTTTCGAAACCCCATCCCGCCATGCTCAACGAGATCATGGATGAGCTGGGCCTCATGCCCGCTGACACGCTCATGATTGGCGACAGCGAGTACGATATGCTCATGGCCAGCAACGCCGGCACCGACCGTCTCGGCGTGACCTATGGGGTGCACGGCGGGCATCGCCTGGCCCGGCACGCGCCGGTGGCCCTGATGGATGATCTGCGGCACTTGCCCCAGTGGCTCTCTGGAAGTGGGAAGGGCGAATTGGGAAGTGCGAAGTAA
- a CDS encoding S49 family peptidase — MSQDNWEREALTKIALAGIQEQRRARRWGVFFKLLGFGYLFLLLIIFMSGPMGPGAKKPGPHTALVDIQGVISESSQASADLVTQGLRQAFRDKNTVAVMLRVNSPGGSPVQSAYINNELRRLKAEHPDTPVYAVISDVGASGGYYAVVSADYIYADASSVVGSIGVRMDGFGLVEAIDKLGIERRLMTAGENKGLLDPFLPVDPREQAHVQRLLDNIHAQFVDAVKTGRGDRLKGSDEELFNGLIWTGDEALALGIIDGLGSPGYVAREVIGQENIVDFTPRQDIFRRLADSFGAAMGRAIVNLSEPTIR; from the coding sequence ATGTCTCAAGACAACTGGGAACGCGAAGCCCTCACCAAGATCGCCCTGGCGGGCATCCAGGAACAGCGCCGTGCCCGGCGTTGGGGGGTCTTCTTCAAGCTGCTGGGCTTCGGTTACCTGTTCCTGCTGCTGATCATCTTCATGAGCGGTCCCATGGGTCCAGGGGCGAAGAAGCCCGGCCCGCACACCGCCCTGGTGGACATCCAGGGGGTGATCAGCGAGAGCAGCCAGGCCAGCGCGGACCTGGTGACCCAGGGGCTGCGCCAGGCGTTCCGAGACAAGAACACTGTGGCGGTGATGCTGCGAGTCAACAGCCCTGGCGGCAGTCCGGTGCAGTCCGCCTACATCAACAACGAACTGCGCCGCCTGAAGGCCGAGCATCCCGACACCCCGGTCTACGCGGTGATCAGCGACGTGGGCGCCTCGGGTGGTTACTACGCCGTGGTGTCGGCGGATTACATCTATGCCGATGCCTCCAGCGTGGTGGGTTCCATCGGCGTGCGCATGGATGGCTTCGGCCTGGTGGAGGCCATCGACAAGCTGGGCATCGAACGACGGCTCATGACCGCCGGCGAGAACAAGGGGCTCCTGGACCCCTTCCTGCCCGTCGATCCCCGGGAGCAGGCCCACGTGCAGCGCCTGCTGGACAACATCCACGCTCAGTTCGTGGACGCGGTCAAGACCGGTCGCGGCGACCGGCTCAAGGGCAGTGACGAGGAGTTGTTCAACGGCCTGATCTGGACCGGCGACGAGGCCTTGGCGCTGGGCATCATCGACGGTCTGGGCAGCCCCGGTTATGTGGCCCGCGAGGTGATCGGCCAGGAGAACATCGTGGACTTCACGCCCCGCCAGGACATCTTCCGCCGCCTCGCGGACAGCTTCGGTGCCGCCATGGGCCGGGCGATCGTGAATCTGAGCGAACCCACGATCCGGTAG
- a CDS encoding CsiV family protein, with amino-acid sequence MLHRLTRNLSRHCLLAALCLAVVLPAPAPAQEPRMFRVEMVLVRHTDRQALHSEVWQSASVPRIEEALVLGEAPPESRFRDASGTPFGLRDVVTRLEQAPLYDVIASFAWEQPGLAPEAAIPVRIQAGPLLGRKVPEETPGFTPWQIAPVMSPMMDRAAVEPEAPKPLYEVDGTVTLSLARFLHLQTDLLYRRATQETLPGDHVWTLEGGQFAESYISERRRMRSREVHYLDHPMMGIIVEITPIE; translated from the coding sequence ATGCTGCACAGACTGACCCGAAACCTGAGCCGACACTGCCTGCTCGCCGCCCTGTGTCTCGCCGTCGTGCTGCCCGCCCCTGCGCCGGCCCAGGAGCCGCGCATGTTCCGGGTGGAAATGGTGCTGGTGCGCCACACCGACCGGCAGGCACTGCACAGCGAGGTCTGGCAGAGCGCCTCTGTGCCACGCATCGAAGAGGCACTGGTGCTCGGGGAGGCCCCTCCGGAAAGCCGCTTCAGGGACGCTTCGGGTACGCCCTTCGGACTGCGCGACGTGGTCACCCGGCTGGAGCAGGCCCCCCTCTATGACGTGATCGCCAGTTTCGCCTGGGAACAGCCCGGGCTTGCCCCCGAGGCCGCCATCCCGGTGCGCATCCAGGCCGGCCCCCTGCTCGGTCGCAAGGTGCCCGAGGAGACGCCGGGATTCACCCCCTGGCAGATCGCCCCGGTGATGTCGCCCATGATGGACCGCGCCGCCGTCGAGCCCGAGGCGCCGAAACCGCTCTACGAGGTGGACGGCACCGTGACCCTGAGCCTCGCCCGTTTCCTGCACCTGCAGACCGACCTGCTCTACCGTCGCGCCACACAGGAGACACTGCCCGGCGACCATGTCTGGACCCTGGAGGGCGGTCAGTTCGCGGAGAGCTACATCAGCGAGCGCCGACGCATGCGCTCAAGAGAAGTGCACTACCTGGATCACCCGATGATGGGCATCATCGTGGAGATCACGCCGATCGAGTAG
- a CDS encoding YgaP family membrane protein, with the protein MSLETLKNMGSADRIIRAVVGLVLIALVFVGPQTPWGWIGIIPLVTAVIGWCPAYNIIGFKTCKS; encoded by the coding sequence ATGAGCCTGGAAACACTGAAGAACATGGGTTCCGCCGACCGCATCATCCGCGCCGTGGTGGGCCTCGTGCTGATCGCCCTGGTGTTCGTCGGACCCCAGACCCCCTGGGGCTGGATCGGCATCATCCCCCTTGTGACCGCCGTCATCGGCTGGTGCCCAGCCTACAACATCATCGGATTCAAGACCTGCAAGTCTTGA
- the mfd gene encoding transcription-repair coupling factor, whose protein sequence is MSVLYSPLTPPALPDKPGQHRWGRLYGAARGLAMARALAGHKGLGVVITPDTREAETLARELEFFLGDDSLPVLTLPDWETLPYDLFSPHEDIISQRLETLYRLPDLSRGILVVPVNTLMQRIAPRAWLQGRVLMLANGDRLDRDALRRNLEQAGYHCVSQVMEHGEFAVRGSLIDLFPMGSLEPYRVDLLDDEIESIRSFDPESQRSLDSVNAVRLLPAHEFPMDEAAIKGFRQRYRTRFEGDPQASIIYRDVSQGMAPAGIEYYLPLFFEQMDTLFDYLPGNVRLIQVGGIEDTAAEFLAQAAQRHEQRRHDRERPILSPEEIFLTAEELKAQLTGRPGIRVERPEQLDATPGAVNFDVGALPDLRLHIRQSDPAASLKTFLDGFDGRVLIAAESAGRREFLVDSLRPFGLPPTPVEDWQGFVSGDARLAITVAPVEDGMRMACCGLAVITEPALFGERAHQERRRKRPTRDADAVISNLTDLHPGAPVVHEEHGVGRYLGLQKLAVGGQETEFLALEYAGGDKLYVPVSSLHLVSRYTGADTEHAPLHKLGGEQWAKIRRKAAEKARDVAAELLEIYARRAARQGQSFDVQATGYAAFADSFPFEETPDQARAIEAVLEDMASPRPMDRVVCGDVGFGKTEVAMRAAFVAASSGQQVAVLVPTTLLAQQHYQNFSDRFADWPIRIESLSRFRSAKDTKAVLEGLADGRVDIVIGTHKLIQGDVKFKRLGLVIIDEEHRFGVRHKERLKALRAEVDMLTLTATPIPRTLNMALSGLRDLSIIATPPMERHAIKTFISQWNDALIQEAITREIRRGGQVYFLHNAVESIERKAREIAELVPGADIGIAHGQMRESELEKVMLDFYHRRHNVLVCTTIVESGIDVPTANTIIIDRADKLGLSQLHQLRGRVGRSHHRAYAYLITPHPSAMTPDAVKRLEAIESLEDLGVGFTLASHDLEIRGAGELLGEGQSGQTQEIGFTLYNELLERAVKAMKKGEMPDLDRPMAEVTEVDLGVPALLPDDYVPDVHTRLILYKRIASCQSEAALRELQVEMIDRFGLLPAQAKNLMAVTELRLSLEPLGVRKLEVGPQGGRFSFQATPNLDPARLIQLIQSDPKTYKMDPEQRLRFFEPMEDLEQRIQAVKRILNTLAIKREAA, encoded by the coding sequence ATGTCCGTCCTGTACAGTCCCCTCACGCCACCCGCCCTGCCCGACAAGCCCGGCCAGCATCGCTGGGGCCGCCTCTATGGCGCCGCCCGGGGCCTTGCCATGGCCCGTGCCCTGGCGGGGCACAAGGGGCTGGGTGTGGTGATCACACCGGATACCCGGGAGGCTGAGACCCTGGCCCGGGAACTGGAATTCTTCCTGGGCGACGACAGCCTGCCGGTGCTCACCCTGCCGGACTGGGAGACCCTGCCCTACGACCTGTTCTCCCCCCATGAGGACATCATCTCCCAGCGCCTGGAGACCCTCTACCGCCTGCCGGACCTGAGCCGGGGCATCCTGGTGGTGCCGGTCAACACCCTGATGCAGCGCATCGCGCCCCGGGCCTGGCTCCAGGGACGCGTGCTGATGCTCGCCAACGGCGACCGGCTGGATCGGGACGCCCTGCGCCGCAACCTGGAACAGGCGGGCTACCACTGCGTCAGCCAGGTGATGGAACACGGCGAGTTCGCCGTGCGCGGCTCGCTCATCGACCTGTTCCCCATGGGCAGCCTGGAGCCCTACCGGGTGGACCTGCTGGACGATGAAATCGAGTCCATCCGCAGCTTCGACCCCGAATCCCAGCGCAGCCTCGACAGCGTGAACGCCGTGCGCCTGCTGCCGGCCCACGAGTTCCCCATGGACGAGGCCGCCATCAAGGGCTTCCGCCAGCGCTACCGCACCCGCTTCGAGGGCGACCCCCAGGCCAGCATCATCTACCGGGACGTGAGCCAGGGGATGGCACCGGCGGGCATCGAGTACTACCTGCCCCTGTTCTTCGAACAGATGGACACCCTGTTCGACTACCTGCCCGGCAACGTGCGCCTGATCCAGGTGGGTGGCATCGAGGACACCGCCGCCGAGTTTCTCGCCCAGGCGGCGCAGCGCCATGAGCAGCGTCGCCACGACCGTGAGCGCCCCATCCTCTCGCCCGAGGAGATCTTTCTCACCGCCGAGGAACTCAAGGCCCAGCTCACCGGGCGCCCGGGTATCCGGGTGGAACGCCCCGAGCAGCTGGACGCCACCCCCGGCGCGGTGAACTTCGACGTGGGCGCCCTCCCGGACCTGCGCCTGCACATCCGCCAGTCCGATCCGGCGGCCTCACTCAAGACCTTCCTGGACGGCTTCGACGGCCGCGTGCTCATTGCCGCCGAGTCCGCCGGACGCCGGGAATTCCTCGTCGACAGCCTGCGCCCCTTCGGCCTGCCCCCCACCCCGGTGGAGGACTGGCAAGGTTTCGTGAGCGGCGACGCACGCCTGGCCATCACCGTCGCGCCCGTCGAGGACGGCATGCGCATGGCCTGCTGCGGACTGGCGGTCATCACCGAACCCGCCCTGTTCGGCGAGCGGGCCCACCAGGAGCGCCGGCGCAAGCGTCCCACCCGGGACGCGGACGCGGTCATCAGCAACCTCACCGACCTGCATCCGGGCGCCCCGGTGGTGCACGAGGAACACGGCGTGGGCCGCTACCTGGGTCTGCAGAAGCTGGCCGTGGGCGGCCAGGAGACGGAGTTCCTGGCCCTGGAATACGCCGGCGGCGACAAGCTTTACGTGCCGGTGTCCTCCCTGCACCTGGTGAGCCGCTACACCGGCGCCGACACCGAACACGCCCCCCTGCACAAGCTGGGCGGTGAGCAATGGGCGAAGATCCGCCGCAAGGCCGCGGAGAAGGCCCGGGACGTGGCCGCCGAACTGCTGGAGATCTACGCCAGACGCGCCGCCCGCCAGGGCCAGTCCTTCGACGTGCAGGCCACCGGCTACGCGGCCTTTGCCGACAGCTTCCCCTTCGAGGAGACCCCGGACCAGGCCCGGGCCATCGAGGCGGTGCTGGAGGACATGGCCTCCCCCCGCCCCATGGACCGGGTGGTGTGCGGCGACGTGGGTTTCGGCAAGACCGAGGTGGCCATGCGCGCCGCCTTCGTGGCCGCCAGCAGCGGCCAGCAGGTGGCGGTGCTGGTGCCCACCACCCTGCTGGCCCAGCAGCATTACCAGAACTTCAGCGACCGCTTCGCCGACTGGCCCATCCGCATCGAGTCCCTGTCGCGCTTTCGCAGCGCCAAGGACACCAAGGCCGTGCTGGAGGGCCTGGCCGACGGGCGCGTGGACATCGTCATCGGCACCCACAAGCTCATCCAGGGGGACGTGAAGTTCAAACGCCTGGGCCTGGTCATCATCGACGAGGAACACCGCTTCGGCGTGCGTCACAAGGAGCGCCTCAAGGCCCTGCGCGCCGAGGTGGACATGCTCACGCTGACCGCCACGCCCATTCCGCGCACGCTGAACATGGCGCTCTCGGGCCTGCGGGATCTGTCCATCATCGCCACGCCGCCCATGGAGCGTCACGCCATCAAGACCTTCATCAGCCAGTGGAACGACGCGCTGATCCAGGAGGCCATCACCCGCGAGATCCGCCGCGGCGGGCAGGTCTACTTCCTGCACAACGCGGTGGAGAGCATCGAGAGGAAGGCCCGCGAGATCGCCGAGCTGGTGCCCGGCGCCGACATCGGCATCGCCCACGGGCAGATGCGCGAGAGCGAGCTTGAGAAGGTGATGCTGGACTTCTACCACCGGCGCCACAACGTGCTGGTGTGCACCACCATCGTGGAAAGCGGCATCGACGTGCCCACCGCCAACACCATCATCATCGACCGCGCCGACAAGCTGGGCCTGTCCCAGCTGCACCAGCTGCGCGGCCGGGTGGGCCGTTCCCACCACCGGGCCTACGCCTACCTGATCACGCCCCACCCCTCGGCCATGACCCCGGATGCGGTCAAGCGCCTGGAGGCCATCGAGTCCCTGGAAGACCTGGGCGTGGGCTTCACCCTGGCCTCCCACGACCTGGAGATCCGCGGCGCCGGCGAACTGCTGGGCGAGGGCCAGAGCGGCCAGACCCAGGAGATCGGCTTCACCCTCTACAACGAGCTGCTGGAGCGGGCGGTGAAGGCCATGAAGAAGGGCGAGATGCCGGACCTGGACCGTCCCATGGCCGAGGTCACCGAAGTGGACCTGGGCGTGCCGGCGCTGCTGCCCGACGACTACGTGCCCGACGTGCACACGCGCCTGATCCTCTATAAGCGCATCGCCAGCTGCCAGTCCGAGGCCGCCCTGCGGGAACTGCAGGTGGAGATGATCGACCGCTTCGGCCTGCTGCCCGCCCAGGCCAAGAACCTGATGGCGGTGACCGAACTGCGCCTGAGCCTGGAACCCCTCGGTGTGCGCAAGCTGGAGGTGGGTCCCCAGGGCGGGCGTTTCAGTTTCCAGGCCACCCCCAACCTGGATCCCGCGCGGCTCATCCAGCTGATCCAGTCGGACCCGAAGACGTACAAGATGGACCCGGAGCAGCGCCTGCGCTTCTTCGAACCCATGGAGGACCTGGAGCAGCGCATCCAGGCGGTAAAGCGTATCCTGAACACCCTGGCCATCAAGCGGGAGGCCGCCTGA